Proteins from a genomic interval of Trifolium pratense cultivar HEN17-A07 linkage group LG6, ARS_RC_1.1, whole genome shotgun sequence:
- the LOC123891125 gene encoding uncharacterized protein LOC123891125 isoform X2 — protein sequence MLQDYIPSLRMSNEDPSSVSSGEGVKLLSSDSSIPDQSFKCFSVSDLKKKVMAGLCKTCDKEGQWRYLVLGEACCHLGLMEDAMVLLQTGKRIASAAFRRESVCWSDDSFPLLTIPIAGDTPNQQPTTPPRAPLNETESVTHLLSHIKFLLRRRAAALAALDAGLYSEAIRHFSKIVDGRRAAPQGFLAECYMHRASAHRSAGRIAESIADCNRTLSLDPTCIQALETRASLFETIRCLPDSLHDLEHLKLLYNSILRDRKLPGPAWKRHNVRYREIPGKLCALTTKIQELKQRLSSGGITSVDYYALIGVRRGCSRSELERAHLLLCLRHKPDKATNFIERCEFADERDIETVKEKAKMCSLLLYRLIQKGYTSVMSNVLDEEAAEKQRKKNVAAAAQAQAQAAAIQVQVIKKTNEAELKNNKAADNAADNKSNVFAENDQSLISSCNVNPAVFQGVFCRDIAVVGNLLTQVGFNRPIPVKYEALSC from the exons ATGTTACAAGATTACATTCCTAGTTTGAGAATGTCGAATGAAGATCCTTCCTCTGTTTCTTCTGGTGAAGGAGTTAAGCTTCTTTCTTCTGATTCATCGATTCCAGATCAGAGTTTTAAGTGCTTCTCTGTTTCTGATCTCAAGAAGAAGGTTATGGCTGGTCTTTGTAAAACTTGTGATAAAGAAGGCCAATGGAG ATACTTGGTTTTGGGTGAAGCATGCTGCCACTTGGGATTAATGGAagatgcaatggttcttctcCAAACCGGAAAACGAATTGCTAGTGCAGCATTCCGGCGAGAGAGTGTTTGCTGGTCTGACGACAGTTTTCCTCTATTAACCATCCCCATTGCTGGAGACACCCCAAACCAACAACCAACCACACCGCCGCGAGCCCCACTCAATGAAACGGAAAGTGTAACACACCTCCTCAGCCACATCAAGTTCCTCCTCCGCCGTCGAGCAGCAGCACTTGCTGCTCTCGACGCTGGTCTCTACTCAGAAGCCATCCGCCATTTCTCAAAAATAGTAGATGGCCGCCGTGCTGCCCCACAAGGTTTCCTCGCAGAATGCTACATGCACAGAGCATCTGCACACCGTTCTGCCGGTCGAATAGCAGAGTCCATTGCTGATTGTAACCGCACCCTTTCACTAGACCCAACCTGTATTCAAGCCCTCGAAACTAGAGCTTCACTCTTCGAAACAATTCGTTGCTTACCAGATTCACTACACGATTTAGAACATCTAAAGCTTCTCTACAACTCCATCTTACGTGATCGGAAACTTCCAGGTCCAGCATGGAAACGCCACAATGTGAGATACAGGGAGATTCCTGGGAAACTTTGTGCCTTAACCACTAAGATTCAAGAATTAAAACAAAGGTTATCTTCTGGTGGAATAACTAGTGTCGATTACTATGCATTGATTGGAGTTCGACGTGGGTGTTCCCGTTCTGAACTCGAGAGAGCACATTTGCTGCTATGTCTTCGCCATAAGCCAGATAAAGCTACAAATTTCATCGAACGGTGTGAGTTTGCGGATGAACGTGATATTGAGACCGTTAAAGAGAAAGCTAAGATGTGTTCATTGTTGTTGTATAGATTGATTCAAAAGGGCTACACTAGTGTGATGAGTAATGTTTTAGATGAGGAGGCTGCTGAGAAACAGCGAAAGAAGAACGTTGCTGCTGCAGCACAAGCACAGGCTCAGGCCGCGGCAATTCAAGTTCAAGtaattaagaaaacaaatgaaGCTGAGTTGAAAAATAATAAGGCTGCAGATAATGCAGCAGATAATAAGAGTAATGTTTTTGCGGAAAATGACCAGTCTCTCATATCTTCTTGTAATGTGAATCCGGCTGTGTTTCAAGGTGTATTTTGCCGCGATATTGCGGTGGTAGGGAACTTGTTGACGCAGGTGGGATTTAATCGTCCGATTCCGGTGAAGTATGAAGCATTGAGCTgctaa
- the LOC123891125 gene encoding uncharacterized protein LOC123891125 isoform X1 → MAVTTHSLTATEKKHWWLTNRKIVEKYIKDARSLIATQEQNEVVSALNLLDAALAISPRLDHALELKARSLLYLRRFKDVADMLQDYIPSLRMSNEDPSSVSSGEGVKLLSSDSSIPDQSFKCFSVSDLKKKVMAGLCKTCDKEGQWRYLVLGEACCHLGLMEDAMVLLQTGKRIASAAFRRESVCWSDDSFPLLTIPIAGDTPNQQPTTPPRAPLNETESVTHLLSHIKFLLRRRAAALAALDAGLYSEAIRHFSKIVDGRRAAPQGFLAECYMHRASAHRSAGRIAESIADCNRTLSLDPTCIQALETRASLFETIRCLPDSLHDLEHLKLLYNSILRDRKLPGPAWKRHNVRYREIPGKLCALTTKIQELKQRLSSGGITSVDYYALIGVRRGCSRSELERAHLLLCLRHKPDKATNFIERCEFADERDIETVKEKAKMCSLLLYRLIQKGYTSVMSNVLDEEAAEKQRKKNVAAAAQAQAQAAAIQVQVIKKTNEAELKNNKAADNAADNKSNVFAENDQSLISSCNVNPAVFQGVFCRDIAVVGNLLTQVGFNRPIPVKYEALSC, encoded by the exons ATGGCGGTCACCACTCACTCTCTAACCGCTACAGAAAAGAAACACTGGTGGCTCACAAACCGTAAG ATTGTTGAGAAATACATAAAAGATGCACGAAGCTTAATAGCAACGCAAGAACAGAACGAGGTTGTTTCTGCTTTGAATCTTCTAGATGCGGCTTTAGCTATATCACCGCGTTTGGATCATGCGCTTGAGCTTAAAGCTAGATCGTTACTTTATCTACGAAGATTCAAAGATGTTGCTGATATGTTACAAGATTACATTCCTAGTTTGAGAATGTCGAATGAAGATCCTTCCTCTGTTTCTTCTGGTGAAGGAGTTAAGCTTCTTTCTTCTGATTCATCGATTCCAGATCAGAGTTTTAAGTGCTTCTCTGTTTCTGATCTCAAGAAGAAGGTTATGGCTGGTCTTTGTAAAACTTGTGATAAAGAAGGCCAATGGAG ATACTTGGTTTTGGGTGAAGCATGCTGCCACTTGGGATTAATGGAagatgcaatggttcttctcCAAACCGGAAAACGAATTGCTAGTGCAGCATTCCGGCGAGAGAGTGTTTGCTGGTCTGACGACAGTTTTCCTCTATTAACCATCCCCATTGCTGGAGACACCCCAAACCAACAACCAACCACACCGCCGCGAGCCCCACTCAATGAAACGGAAAGTGTAACACACCTCCTCAGCCACATCAAGTTCCTCCTCCGCCGTCGAGCAGCAGCACTTGCTGCTCTCGACGCTGGTCTCTACTCAGAAGCCATCCGCCATTTCTCAAAAATAGTAGATGGCCGCCGTGCTGCCCCACAAGGTTTCCTCGCAGAATGCTACATGCACAGAGCATCTGCACACCGTTCTGCCGGTCGAATAGCAGAGTCCATTGCTGATTGTAACCGCACCCTTTCACTAGACCCAACCTGTATTCAAGCCCTCGAAACTAGAGCTTCACTCTTCGAAACAATTCGTTGCTTACCAGATTCACTACACGATTTAGAACATCTAAAGCTTCTCTACAACTCCATCTTACGTGATCGGAAACTTCCAGGTCCAGCATGGAAACGCCACAATGTGAGATACAGGGAGATTCCTGGGAAACTTTGTGCCTTAACCACTAAGATTCAAGAATTAAAACAAAGGTTATCTTCTGGTGGAATAACTAGTGTCGATTACTATGCATTGATTGGAGTTCGACGTGGGTGTTCCCGTTCTGAACTCGAGAGAGCACATTTGCTGCTATGTCTTCGCCATAAGCCAGATAAAGCTACAAATTTCATCGAACGGTGTGAGTTTGCGGATGAACGTGATATTGAGACCGTTAAAGAGAAAGCTAAGATGTGTTCATTGTTGTTGTATAGATTGATTCAAAAGGGCTACACTAGTGTGATGAGTAATGTTTTAGATGAGGAGGCTGCTGAGAAACAGCGAAAGAAGAACGTTGCTGCTGCAGCACAAGCACAGGCTCAGGCCGCGGCAATTCAAGTTCAAGtaattaagaaaacaaatgaaGCTGAGTTGAAAAATAATAAGGCTGCAGATAATGCAGCAGATAATAAGAGTAATGTTTTTGCGGAAAATGACCAGTCTCTCATATCTTCTTGTAATGTGAATCCGGCTGTGTTTCAAGGTGTATTTTGCCGCGATATTGCGGTGGTAGGGAACTTGTTGACGCAGGTGGGATTTAATCGTCCGATTCCGGTGAAGTATGAAGCATTGAGCTgctaa